The DNA region agcagcatctatggagcgaaggaaataggtgacgtttcgtcccgaaacgtcacctatttccttcgctccatagatgctgctgcacccgctgagtttctccagcatttttgtgtaccttacaactAACGCGGTTGTGCTGCATGCAATCCTTTTgcttcgggatccttcttcaaactgataacttgacatcatgttcggcacccaCGTCATGGGCCAaccctgtgcagtactgttgCAAGACTCGCCGCTGCATAAATAAGACCAAATGCATCCATgtcttttcacttttttttttttaattgtagacCAAAACCAAATGCGGTTTTCAGACGATGTCGCGGTGTGGGCCAAGGAGCACAATGCGAGAACATCCACTGTCATTGAATTGCAACCCCCAACAAAGGCACTGTCACAATGTCCCACCTAACACTCCACGCTGATATCAGCTGCTCCCCAGTACAAGCACTCCCCTACTTTTGGTTGTCCAAAAAAAATGGAtgggattgtattgtattcaaatttattgtcattgtctcaatttgagacaacgaaatgaatttcccttacaggcagtatcataaaaaaaattaaaaaatcatttaaaaatgtaTTACGCTCAAATGAGCTAATATCCAACAGAATGCTTTTATTTTCCTGCCTAAAAAAGGATAATTTGGAGCCAAATCTTTCATTTATCCAGCAGTTATGGGCCTTGGTGATGGAGCGATCGCCAGACTTTACACCAGTCCAGTACGTATCTGAAGGAGGAGTCACGGTTAACGGTTTACagtccgggacccttcttcccgcAACCCGACACGTCAACCGTTTttctccttccgcagatgctgccttgacctgctgagtcacttccAGCATTCTCCGGTTTAGTTTACATTTTGACCACAGCATCTTAAGGTTTCTTGaacccaatcaacccccccccagcTAAGAACGAGAAGGATCGTAAACCATGCAGTCCCACCACTGGCCCGTCTGGCAAAGGTGAACTCCATCATATAACCAGATCCCACCCCCAGGCAGGAACGggaatgatctgccatgatcacattgaatggcggtgctggctcgaagggccgaatggcctactcctgcacctattgtccattgtcatggAGAGAGCAGCCCTTGCTAATCACTCCATAGATTCAGCGGATTTGACCAGCATGGCACAACGGAACCGCCTGGTTGAAATTCCACCCAATATTTTGAGGAGACTGATGtggaggcaggaaaataggaattTTAATGGACTCGGGGGTTGGAATCTACAAGTCCTCATTGTCCAAAATGGTGGATGGATGGGACAAAGGAAATACCTCTGACAGGGCAAAACCAGGATTAGCAGGTCAGAGTCTCgtcacacaagaacaggcccttctggcaCAGCgccccccatctaagctagtcccagttGCCCACATCTGGCCATCGTTCTTAGGTCACAACATCaatagatgttgggggagtccagaaccagtttaagaataaggggtaagccatttagaacggaggcgaggaaaagctttttcgcacagagagttgtgagtctgtggaattctctgcctcagagggcggtggaggccaattctctggatgctttcaagagagagctagatagggctattaaagatagcggagtcaggggatatggggagaaggcaggaacggggtactgattggggctgatcagccatgatcacattgaatggcggtgctggctggaagggccgaatggcctcctcctgcacctattgtctaattgtcAAATAACATGTGGTGATCTTACACAGGTGTATCACTCCCAAGGCAACATTTCAAACCGCTCATTTAGAagaaatgacattttttttttctcttttttaaaaaaaaagaaaagaagggTGTTGGGTTTTTGACCAAATCGGGCGAGACTACAGCTCGTCGTGCATCTTGCGCCCATCTGGCCGTACCAGCCTGCCGATGAAGAGGATCGCACCGGACTTCTTGTCCTTCACCAGGAAGATGAAGGGATGGTCGACGTAGAAAATCTCCGGGTCCTTCAGCACCTCCCCATTGTAGATGAAAGGGTCGAAGGGGTCCCCCTCTGTGTCCCACTCCCAGGCAGTGCCGTGGATGACACTGGCCAGGTAGAGGTCCTTCTTCCCTGATATTTTGGACAAGTCGGCCTTGCTCTTGTCGACAGCCGCGGCCAAACCAACGCCGCCCAGATGTTTCtgcagtgagggggggagagggggggggggggggggggggggcaaaacaaaatgtaaacgTGTCATAACGCACCCAGGGGCAAGAGAAGCAAAACTATAACAGCAAACACTccgctggtcgggcagcatctgtggagagagaaacagggtcaACGATTCAGAtcaaagacatctggacagaagatggtcagcatagacacaaggaactgtagatgctgctttacaaaaaaagaaacaaagtgctggagtaactcagtgggtcagacaatagacaataggtgcaggagtaggccatttggtccttcgagccagcaccgccattcaatgtgatcatggctgattatccccaatcagtaccccgttcctgccttctccccttatcccctgactccgctatctttaagagccctatctagctctcccttgaaaacatccagagaacccggcctccaccgccctctgaggcagagaattccacagacccacaactctctgtgagaaaaagtgtttccccgtctccgttctaaatggcttactccttattcttaaactgttgcccctggttctggaatcccccaacatcgggaacatccggaggcagcatctctggataaaatggatagaaacatagaaacatagaaattaggtgcaggagtaggccattcggcccttcgagcctgcaccgccattcaatacgatcatggctgatcatccaactcagtatcccgtacctgccttcactccataccctctgatccccttagccacaagggccacatctaactccctcttaaatatagccaatgaactggcctcaacttccctctggcagagagttccagagattcaccactctctgtgtgaaaaaagttcttctcatctcggtttttaaaggatttcccccttatccttaagctgtgacccccttgtcctggacttccccaacatcgggagcaatcttcctgcatctagcctgtccaaccccttaagaattttgtaagtttctataagatcccctctcaatctcctaaattctagagagtataaaccaagtctatccagtctttttcttcatagacagtcctgacatcccaggaatcagtctggtgaaccttctctgcactccctctatggcaataatgtccttcctcagatttggagaccaaaactgtacgcaatactccaggtgtggtctcaccaagaccctgtacaactgcagtagaacctccctgctcctatactcaaatccttttgctatgaatgtaggTAATGTCTCGGGTCAAGCCACTTCTTCAGgtattccaacccaaaatgtcacctctccatgttcgccagagatgctgcctgaccaacggggttactcgagcactttgtgtcattttttgtgagCCAGTACCTGCAGTACTTATTGCCTAATCAAATATATTTCACACCCTAGTTGTTCCTTCttctcccgacccgaaatgttgcctatccagacTAGTAaatgtagatagggtggacattcagaaccttttccctGGGCTGGAAAACTCAAAGACATGTcagaaggcttttagataggcacttggatatggaGCAGGGAGTGGAGAGACATACAGATGTgtagttcattggcttggtataagtgtaaattgtccccagtgtgtgtaggatagtgttaataaccatataacatataaccatataacaattacagcacggaaacaggccatctcggccctacaagtccgtgccgacacaactttttttcccttagtcccacctgcctgcactcataccataaccttccattcccttctcatccatatgcctatccaatttatttttaaatgataccaacgaacctgcctccaccacttccactggaagctcattccatacagctaccactctctgagtaaagaagttccccctcatgttacccctaaacttctgtcccttaattctgaagtcatgtcctcttgtttgaatcttccctattctcaaagggaaaagctgtccacatcaactctgtctatccctctcatcattttaaagacctctatcaagtccccccttaaccttctgcgctccagagaataaagacctaacttatttaacctatctctgtaacttagttgtttaaacccaggcaacattctagtaaatcccctctgtactctctctattttgttgacatccttcctattattgggcgaccaaaattgtacaccatactccagatttggtctcaccaatgccttgtacaattttaacattacatcccaacttctatactcaatgctctgatttataaaggctagcataccaaaagctttctttaccaccctatctatatgagattccacttcaAGGAactgcacggttattcccagatccctctgttcaactgtattcttcaattccctaccatttaccatgtacgtcctattttgatttgtcccttaatgttcagggatcgctggtcggcacggactcggtgggcctcagTGCCTTTTtctatgatgtatctctaaacatatggATCTTGCActgacagaagagattagttatTATATTCGACattatattcagcacagacattatgggccgaagggcctgttcttgtgctgtattgtcctgcaatggagtctgtggaattctctgcctcagagggcggtggaggccggttcgctggatgctttcaagggagagctagatggggctcttaaagatagcggagtcaggggatatggggagaaggcaggtacggggtactgattggggatgatcagccatgatcacattgaatagatcgaagggccgaatggcctactcctgtgtctattgtctacaatcTATGTTTTATGCATGCAAGGAGAGTATCTtgtataatgtttaagaaagaatggcagatgctggaaaaatcgaaggtagacatgctggagaaactcacgggtgaggcagcatctatgggatctTGTATAATGCTTGGAgcagtgggttaaagggcctgatCCAATGCTGTATTGTTcagattcagtttagttcagagacacagcacggaaacaggccctttggcccactaagcaCGACTACCATGGATTACCCGTTCACACAGGTTCTATGCCATCCCATTTTCGTATCCGTTCCTACACACTTTACAGAGCGctagttaacccacaaacctgcatgtctttgggatgtgggtggaaaccggagctcctggcataaacccacgtggtcaaagggagaacgtgcaaactccacacacgcagACAGCGCCAGAGGTTAGTAATGAACCGGGGTTTGGTGCGCTGTCGGGCTGCAagactaccgctgtgccatagaaaataggtgcaagaggaggccattcggcccttcgagccagcaccgccactggCCAGCACCGCCGCCCTGGTTAATTGACTGCAACGTCAGATTTACCTGGAGCTGATGGCTGACCCCGAATATGCCCTTTGGcaaggagatggccagtgctcGCCTCTGCAGTTTGTTGACCCATCCCTCGATCTGCTCCTTGTTCAGCACCTTCTCGATCTTGCCCAGGTCTTGCAGTTGGAAGGGCATGATGAAGATGACACTGGAGAGTTCTCGGGACAACGGCATCTCCACCACATACACCTGGTTAGTTTCGTCCTTGTAGAAGTTGTACAAGCCTACAGTGCGGGGACAAAAAGACAAGTCTCAGTGGAAGCTTTCAATGCCAGCAAGGAGTTATTCACTGGAGCGCTGGAGGCTGAGGGCTGTATAACATCAACAAGGGGGATAGATAGGGGAGGCTAACCTATTAAAGGCAACGCCTTTACCATCTCCGGCAGCTGAGGGAATTCAGACTCTCTCTTGAGGATCCTTcggtgcttctactctggggatgtagaaagcatcttgtccggcaacatctcgatctggtttgggaacaggacaggacaggaaggctctgcagagagtagtgtgtttggccgaacgcaccatgggaacgcACCTTGCACTcatccccctgcaggacctatacaccagtaGGTGCAgacccagagccagcaacattatgggggaccccttccaccccagcaacggactgttccagctgctacggtcaggcaagcgcctccactgtcatgctgtgagaacagagaggatgagacggagtttcttcccacaggccgtcgggactgtaaactctgatctcaccaggaacTCATTTACTCATTTACTGTGGTGTCTGtttttgaaaaatgtaaatactggttctgtcctgttctgttgttttacacaatcccgcaggcattgccacgtccatgtcactgtacatcttgtatgtgtatgtgacaaataaacttgacttgacttgactataggaAGGATGGAAGCTATAGAGGTGGTTACAATTACGACTTTCATACAATCGTACAGTCATAGCGCATGGCCCTTCAACCCCACtggctcatgccaaccaagatgccccatctacactagtccttctCGCCCacacacatttggtccatatcatgtccatgtacctgtccaaatttcaagagtcaagagtgttttattgtcctatgtcccagatgggacaatgaaattcttacttgctgcagcacaacacaatatgtaaacattgtatataaggggggaaaaaaaaagaaaaagttcaataaataacaaatatactgcaataataatatagtcctttgcaattcagagctcagagcttatttgtttaagaaggaactgcagatgctggaaaaatcgaaggtagacaaaaatgctggagaaactcagcgggcgaggcagcatcaatggagcgaaggaataggtaacgttatgagtcgagacccttcttcagagcttattcattgtcATGTTTCAAACACTATTCGGGCAGATATGTGGAAAAGAAGGGCTcggggccaaatgcaagcaaatgggaccagatcacagggagaaggcaggagaatggggttaggaggaagagatagatcagccatgattgaatggcgcagtagacttgatgggccgaatggcctatttctgctcctgttACTTATGAACTGAAACTAGTTAGTGGATTAAGACTGTTGGCCTTGCCTTTTTCCCAGAATCTGATTCATCTACTTCAGTCTGAGGGAAGACCAGCTGGTTTCTTACAAGAAGTCGGAAAGTATGTAAAATATTCCTCCACACAGCAGAGTgattttgccacagaatgctgagtaactcagcgggtgaggcagcatctctggagagaaggaataggtgatgtttcgggtcgagacccttcttcggagcttattcgttgttgtggtTCAAAtgctacgcagcggcggtggaaagcatcttgtccgggaacattaccatctggtttgggaattgctctgccaaggacaagaaggctctgcagagagtagtgcgttcggccgaacgcactatgggaacttcactcgcccccctgcaggaactatacatcaggaggtgcaactccagagcaaataaaatcatgggagaccccttccacccctgcaacggactgttccagctgctacggtcaggcaaacgcctccgttgccatgcggtgagaacggagaggttgagaaggagtttcttcccagaggcaattcggactgtaaacgcctatctcaccagggactaactctactgaacgtttttccttccattatttattatgcaaaagaatatgtgtgttatgattgtgtttataatttgtttggttgttttgttgtttgtcttttgcacaaaagtccacgagcattgccactttcatttcattgcacatctcgtatgtgtatgtgacaaataaacttgacttgacttgacttgacttgactattcggGGAGATATGTGGAAAAGAAGGGCTCagggcccaatgcaggcaaatgggatcagtcAAGGATggcaatttggtcggcatggaagagttgggccgaagggcctgtttccatgagttCGAACTCTCTGGTAGATGAATAGACTTCCACAGAAGTGAGAAGCGTGAAAGCCTACCTGTGCGGTGCATCATTTTGATGGCGATGGATTCAGAGCGGGTGACGGTGAAGCTTCGCTGGTCCACCATCTTGTGGTGGAACCTCTCGTTCCAGTGAGCTGAAACCCAAGGAGACAATCCCATCAATCCTTCCCCACACGCAGGACTTCTATGTGAATCAGTGGTGGACGAGGTAGTTCAGACAGAACgcttcaacagacaataggtgcaggaataggccattcggcccttccagccagcaccgccatttaaggtgatcatggctgatcatccacaatcagtaccccgttcctgccttctccccatatcccctgactccgctatttttaagagccctatctagctctctcttgaaaacatccaaagaaccggcctccaccgccctctgaggcagagaattccacagactcacaactctctgtgagaaaaagtgtttcctcgtctgcgttctaaaatgcttactccttattcttaaactgtgacccctggttctgatctcccccaacattgggaacatgtttcctgcctctagcgtgtgcaagcccttaaccatcttatatgtttcaatgagattccctctcatccttctaaactccagagtgtacttgTACttgtactcggcttgtactcgctagaatttaggagattgaggggggatcttatagaaactttcaaaattcttaaggggttggacaggctagaggcaggaagattgttcccaatgttggggaagtccaggacaaggggtcacagtttaaggataaaggggccgagatgagaaaaaaaaatttcacacagagattggtgaatctctggaactctctgccacagaaggtagttgaggccagttcattggctatatttaagaggggagttagatgtggcccttgtggctaaagggatcagggggtatggagagaaggcaggtacggatactgagttggatgatcagccatgatcatattgaatggcggtgcaggctcgaagggccgaatggcctactcttgcacctattttctatgtttctatgtacaagcccagctgctccattctctcagcatatgacagtcccgccatcccgggaattaacctttgaAAActgctctgcactccctcaatagcaagaatgtccttcctcaaattaggggaccaaaactgcacacaatactccaggtgtgatctcactaggactctgtacaactgcagaaggacctctttgctccattattcgattcctcttgttataaaggccaacatgccattcactttcttcactgcctgctgtacctgcaagcttactttcatggactgatgtataaggacccccagatcccattgtacttccccttttcccaacgacgccatttagatagtaatctgccttcctgtttttgctaccaaagtggataacctcacatttatccacattaaacttcatctgccatgcatctgcccactacccaaacctgtccaagtcgccctgcattctcatagcatcctcctcacagttcacactgccacccagctttgtgtcatctgcaaatttgctagtgttactttgaatcccttcatccaaatcattgatgtatattgtaaatagcttggtgTGTCTCTAAAACTGAAGCAAACGGCAGGGACTTACGTTTGAAATAGATGGCGTTGATGATTACGGTTCcgtcggttttctccaggtccttgGTGATCTCGGGGAGCTTGCTCTCGGTGGTCTTGGCTGCCCACTCATTGATGGACTTCAGCGCCCCCTTCTTGTCCCTGAAGTTGATCTTGGAGTGCTCCAGGCCGTAGTGCTTCTTGCTGTTCTGCACAAAGTCCTTGGTGAATTTCACGGAGGTGGGGCCGTAGATATGGCTGCCGGTCTTCCAGGTGCCGTTGCGGGCCGCGGGGTCTCCCACCCCCGCCAGGAGCTGGGACACCGAGCGGTGGAACTCGCCGTCttccaccttgcccatgccgagCAGAGACTTTGCCTCCGAGGCGGTGGTGCCCTGGGCTCCGAGCGCCACGGTCCCCAGCGAGGAGGCCAGCATCACGGGGGACAGCAGGATGTTGCCGGTGCCTTTGTCCTTGGCCATGGCGTGGTACAGCTTCAATCCCAGCGCCAGGCTACCATCCGCCAGCACGGCCACGTGCGCGCTACGCTCCTCCGCCGCGGCCGAAGCCATGGCGATCGCCAGGCTGAGAGCCAAGGACTTCGTCAGCCACATGGTTCCAACGTGCAAGGATGGAGTAAGCCTGGAAAACAAACCGAACAGCGGCTCAAGGGACGGGGCTTGATCATTGACTAAATCCTACCCCGGGTAGCTAGAGAAGTGTGAAGGCAgggacatggatgggacagggttggagggatatggaccgaatgcaggcaggtgggactggtgtagatggggcatgtttgctggtgtgggcaagttgggccgaagggcctgtttccacactgtatcactctatcactcctTCCTCAAATGATCAAAACtacactccaggtgcggtctcaccatagatcagagtgacacagtgtggaaacagtcccttcgtcccaactggcccacaccagccaacagaggcagagaattccacacactcccaactctctgtgagaaaaagtgtttctttgtctccgttctaaatggcttaccccttattcataaactgtgtggcccctggctctggactcccccaacatcgggaacatgtttcctgcctctagcgtgtccaaacccttaataatcttatatgattcaataagatcccctctcatccttctaaactccagcgaatacaagcccagccacaacaaaagctttccactgtacctcaatacatgtgacaataaactaaactgtggtgATATCTCACTCCAAGGTGATAATACCATCTCTGAGCTAACACTGAAACACAActttctacaatcagtctgaataagggcccCGTTCTGAAACAACAACTAGCCATAGTCTTCAGAGGTGCCGcctaacctgccgagttactccagtactttgtgtcttttttagtaaactagcatctgcagttccctgttgaGTACAGTGAAACCCAGTGTGAATGTTATCATGTGGGCCGAGATACTTTGATATACTTTGAAGGGTTCTGACGCGAAACATAGCCTGGAAATTCATCTTCATAAGTTGTAAGAGCagtatcaggccattcggcccatcgaatccaatccgccattcaatcacggctgatctatctctccccctcaaccccattccactgccttctccccataacccccgacacccgcactaatcaagaatctatcaatctccgccttaagaatatccacaaccatctgtggcaatgaattccaccgattcaccaccctctgacgaaagaaattcctccgcatctcctttctaaaggtacgtcctttaattctgaggctgtgccctctggtcctagactctcccaccagtgaaaacatcctctctccatccactctctccaagtcGTTCATTAGTCAGAGAGATTCAATGATGATCCTCATtcattccagcgagtacaggcccagtgcatcaTTCTGTAAGTTAACCCCAATCCCCGctgagatcattctcgtaaagcatcttttagttgagtttagttttagagatacagcacggaaacaggccctttggcccaccgggtccgcgccgacctgcgatccccgcacacgaacaccatccaatttttacatttaccaagccaattaacccactgacctgcacgtctttgagtgtgggaggaaaccgaagatctcggagaaagcccacgcaggtcacggggagaacgtgcaaactccgtacagacagcgcccgtagtcaggatcgaacccgggtctcctggcgctgcattcgctgtaaagcccttgtcccacaatgcgagtttACCCCGAGTTTAAATAATAATCAAATTCGTGCTAAGTacctagaatgtacgtagcgggtaggaGCTCTCTGGAATTAATATCACCAAGAGTTTGTCATGGACCAGCCACATCCATACAATGATCAAGGAAGGACGTCAACGCCTCTACTCCCTTAGAAGGCGTAGAAAGTTtggcatatccccaacaactctcaccaacttctacagatgcgctgcagaaagcattttatcgagatgcatcacagcacggtttgggaacagttccatccaagagcCGCAAGAAATCACAGGGAGTTGTGGGcgaagcccagaccatcacgcaccaaccaacctcctttccattgactccacctacgcacttcacgctgcctcggcaaggccagcagcatcatcaatgaccagtctcacccctcttctcccctctcccatcaggcaggaggtacagaaatttgaaaacgcATCTAGATTCTTGgctggtttcttcccagctgttaccatgcACTTGAAGTCTTCTCACCATCTCAAGAGTGGCCTGACATCCcacctacctcaatggagaccttccaactatctttaatcagactgcattgagcggctgggattgtacactctggagtttagaaggatgagagggtatcttattgaaacatataagatagtaAGGTAGACATTTCCCTCTTAGACATTAAGATCATTAAGGTTACAcagaaacgctggagaaactcagcgggtgcagcagcatctatggagcgaaggaaatcggcaacgtttcgggccgaaacctttcttcagagaaagatcattaagggtttggacacgctagaggtaggaaacatgttcccgatgttgggggagtccagaaccaggggctacagtttcagaataaggagtaagccatttaagagagagacgaggaaacacttttccacacagagagttgtgagtctgtggaat from Leucoraja erinacea ecotype New England chromosome 6, Leri_hhj_1, whole genome shotgun sequence includes:
- the LOC129698402 gene encoding serpin H1-like yields the protein MWLTKSLALSLAIAMASAAAEERSAHVAVLADGSLALGLKLYHAMAKDKGTGNILLSPVMLASSLGTVALGAQGTTASEAKSLLGMGKVEDGEFHRSVSQLLAGVGDPAARNGTWKTGSHIYGPTSVKFTKDFVQNSKKHYGLEHSKINFRDKKGALKSINEWAAKTTESKLPEITKDLEKTDGTVIINAIYFKPHWNERFHHKMVDQRSFTVTRSESIAIKMMHRTGLYNFYKDETNQVYVVEMPLSRELSSVIFIMPFQLQDLGKIEKVLNKEQIEGWVNKLQRRALAISLPKGIFGVSHQLQKHLGGVGLAAAVDKSKADLSKISGKKDLYLASVIHGTAWEWDTEGDPFDPFIYNGEVLKDPEIFYVDHPFIFLVKDKKSGAILFIGRLVRPDGRKMHDEL